A stretch of the Filimonas lacunae genome encodes the following:
- a CDS encoding heme-binding domain-containing protein has product MKRAILLLIIVFIGIQFIPASVQNPPATHPLQAPPAVAGILQRSCFNCHSNETHLNWYDKIAPASWLIAADVKEARSRFNFSTWDTLSAADKQGRFWEIVNMAITRKMPLPTYAALHPEAHLSKQDIDTLKKYAQELSPGTWHDTVIVQQAEKEFLQFQQQQTPFTQQRVTANGIAYIPDFQNWQVISTTNRFDNHSIRIIYANDIAAKAIRENQTASFPEGSTIVKAVWNSIEEKNGNISSGSLNSVQIMTKDLKKFPDSKGWGFAKFNGIQLTPYGQSAAFNTTCFNCHKIADKNDYIFNLPLPDAAPQQQATTSTPQRKVFDARGQHVIAVFANRAQQSMSVLYGNDAAKKLSLASSTTPAAGAQFTLVTYQQANNPYWFGSYINGRIQSVEQITGIGASPMWTYRLQQGQAPADNTGKPIPSNVRIAFLLSHKPSVFP; this is encoded by the coding sequence ATGAAACGAGCCATTCTCCTACTGATAATAGTGTTCATCGGAATTCAGTTTATACCCGCTTCCGTGCAAAACCCACCGGCTACCCATCCCCTGCAGGCCCCGCCTGCGGTAGCCGGCATTTTGCAACGGTCCTGTTTCAACTGCCACTCCAACGAAACTCATCTTAACTGGTACGATAAAATAGCGCCTGCGTCCTGGCTGATAGCTGCTGATGTAAAAGAAGCCCGCTCCCGCTTCAACTTTTCAACCTGGGATACCCTGAGTGCAGCGGATAAGCAGGGCCGCTTCTGGGAAATAGTGAATATGGCTATTACCCGTAAAATGCCGCTGCCTACGTATGCCGCGCTGCATCCCGAAGCGCACCTGAGCAAACAGGATATTGACACACTGAAAAAATATGCACAGGAACTTAGCCCCGGCACCTGGCACGACACTGTGATCGTTCAACAGGCCGAAAAAGAGTTCCTGCAATTTCAGCAGCAACAAACTCCATTCACGCAACAACGCGTAACTGCCAACGGCATAGCCTATATACCCGACTTTCAAAACTGGCAGGTCATCAGCACCACCAACCGGTTCGATAACCACAGCATTCGTATCATCTATGCTAATGACATTGCCGCAAAAGCCATTCGCGAAAATCAAACCGCTTCTTTCCCTGAAGGCAGCACTATTGTAAAAGCCGTATGGAACAGTATAGAAGAAAAGAATGGGAATATCTCCTCCGGTTCTTTAAATAGTGTTCAGATCATGACCAAAGACTTGAAAAAATTCCCTGACAGCAAAGGCTGGGGCTTTGCCAAATTCAACGGCATTCAATTAACTCCCTACGGTCAATCGGCAGCCTTTAATACCACCTGTTTCAACTGCCATAAAATAGCCGATAAAAACGATTATATATTTAACCTGCCCCTGCCGGATGCGGCTCCGCAACAGCAGGCCACCACCAGTACCCCGCAACGCAAAGTATTTGATGCCCGCGGCCAGCACGTGATTGCCGTGTTTGCCAACAGGGCGCAACAATCCATGTCTGTTTTATATGGTAACGATGCCGCTAAAAAACTGTCATTGGCATCCAGCACCACACCGGCAGCAGGCGCGCAGTTTACCCTGGTTACCTACCAGCAGGCCAACAATCCTTATTGGTTTGGCAGTTATATTAACGGCCGAATACAAAGCGTAGAACAGATCACCGGCATTGGCGCTTCTCCCATGTGGACTTATCGTCTGCAACAGGGACAAGCCCCTGCCGACAACACCGGCAAGCCCATCCCCTCCAACGTGCGCATAGCCTTCCTGCTTTCACATAAACCTTCCGTATTCCCATGA
- a CDS encoding LytR/AlgR family response regulator transcription factor translates to MNIIIIEDELKTAQSLQKAILDFKPDASIIGQYQSIESVVEAFEGGISPDLIFMDIQLADGLCFEIFKQVNITSPVVFCTAFDEYSLDAFKNNGVDYILKPFSKDDIQKALKKVDELQNFFQQKNTPDWESLLSKLSPPAASGGKTSFLIFQQQKYKTVNVKDIAFFYIKHNASWIMCFDKQEYPITQSLDQITSAVSAQQFYRINRQFLVNFKAIKEVEPYFLRKLYVRLVIETPEKLLVNKEKANSFLSWMENR, encoded by the coding sequence ATGAACATCATCATCATTGAGGACGAGCTGAAAACAGCCCAATCACTACAAAAGGCCATCCTGGATTTTAAGCCGGACGCCAGTATCATCGGCCAGTATCAAAGCATAGAAAGCGTGGTGGAAGCCTTTGAAGGCGGCATCAGTCCAGATCTTATCTTTATGGATATTCAGCTGGCAGATGGCCTTTGCTTTGAAATATTCAAACAGGTGAACATCACCAGCCCCGTTGTGTTTTGTACCGCTTTTGACGAGTATTCGTTAGACGCCTTTAAAAACAACGGGGTAGATTATATATTAAAGCCCTTTTCCAAAGACGATATACAAAAGGCGTTAAAGAAAGTAGACGAGCTGCAAAACTTCTTTCAGCAAAAGAATACGCCGGACTGGGAATCGCTGTTGAGCAAGCTAAGCCCTCCCGCTGCCAGTGGTGGCAAAACCAGCTTTCTCATTTTTCAGCAGCAGAAATATAAAACAGTGAATGTAAAAGACATTGCCTTCTTTTACATTAAACACAATGCCAGCTGGATCATGTGCTTTGATAAGCAGGAATATCCTATTACCCAGTCGCTGGACCAGATCACCAGCGCTGTATCCGCCCAGCAGTTCTACCGTATTAACCGGCAGTTCCTGGTGAATTTTAAAGCTATTAAAGAAGTGGAGCCTTATTTCCTGCGTAAACTGTATGTGCGCCTGGTGATAGAAACACCGGAAAAACTGCTGGTGAATAAAGAAAAAGCCAACAGTTTTCTTTCCTGGATGGAGAACCGGTAA
- a CDS encoding sensor histidine kinase encodes MQKNKFTISRATIWISSIVLGLLSSIPQFAQHQFNAAEAAVNAGITATFALVMWYVNLFMMSRQSTSAPRQQTISYTRLLSSLLVGLVVMLALACIQQLILSHINFGPTMLMVEVRGILINLVFYMFLHLLQQNYENQRVTMELERIKSDNLGAQYELLKQQINPHFLFNSLNTLKAMVETGDQEAIDFIIKLSNFYRFTLESRKLDLIHVSDEMDILNAYLFLQKARFDGGFTFTNKLDNTILQTLIPPFTLQLLVENCIKHNVVSLQKPLHIRIYMENNKIVVENQVQLKAGDNNSLGVGLQNIDLRYHHLLNQHIDIINDQKIFQIKLPVIHEHHHH; translated from the coding sequence ATGCAGAAGAACAAATTTACCATATCCCGGGCCACTATCTGGATCAGCTCCATTGTACTGGGTTTATTATCATCGATACCCCAGTTTGCACAACACCAGTTCAATGCCGCCGAAGCCGCCGTTAACGCGGGCATCACCGCCACTTTTGCGCTGGTGATGTGGTATGTAAACCTGTTTATGATGTCGCGGCAAAGCACCAGTGCCCCGCGGCAGCAAACCATCTCGTACACCAGACTGCTCAGCAGTTTATTAGTGGGGCTGGTAGTAATGCTGGCCCTTGCCTGCATACAGCAGCTCATACTTTCCCATATCAACTTTGGCCCTACCATGTTAATGGTAGAGGTGCGCGGCATACTCATCAACCTGGTATTTTATATGTTCCTGCACCTGTTGCAGCAGAACTACGAAAACCAGCGGGTAACCATGGAACTGGAACGGATTAAAAGCGATAATCTTGGTGCACAATACGAACTACTGAAACAGCAGATCAACCCCCACTTCCTGTTCAACAGCCTGAACACGTTAAAAGCGATGGTAGAAACCGGCGACCAGGAAGCCATTGACTTTATCATCAAACTCTCCAACTTCTACCGTTTTACCCTCGAAAGCCGCAAACTCGACCTCATTCATGTAAGCGACGAAATGGATATATTGAATGCCTATCTGTTCCTGCAAAAAGCCCGCTTTGATGGCGGCTTCACTTTTACCAATAAGCTGGATAATACCATACTGCAAACACTGATACCACCATTCACCCTGCAATTGCTGGTAGAAAACTGTATCAAACACAATGTGGTTTCCCTGCAAAAACCTTTGCACATCCGCATCTATATGGAGAACAATAAAATAGTGGTAGAAAACCAGGTACAGCTGAAAGCAGGCGATAACAACTCGCTGGGCGTTGGGCTGCAGAATATAGATCTCCGCTACCATCACCTGCTGAACCAACACATTGACATTATTAACGACCAGAAAATATTTCAAATCAAACTGCCGGTTATTCATGAACATCATCATCATTGA
- a CDS encoding DUF1223 domain-containing protein: MKPANIAAVGISAVLTLFTAAVIACNITTAKPKEIPPATPGKGFAVLELFTSEGCSSCPPADALLAQIQQVTDTLPVYVLAYHVDYWRRQGWKDIFSSPQNEERQYHYSQQLGEQVYTPQLIINGKTSIVGSDAPNIQQALQNELNSASANTLQISGTQQNNRLQFQYQLTGNTRNMQLLIAVVQKHGVSQVTRGENAGHTLSHVAIVRQFQTWDIKGNSGSGQVQLAQSFQQQDNNLVGFLQNIETGEITAAANITL; this comes from the coding sequence ATGAAACCAGCAAACATAGCAGCCGTAGGCATTTCAGCAGTACTTACTCTTTTTACCGCAGCAGTGATCGCCTGCAATATTACTACTGCTAAACCCAAAGAGATACCACCAGCCACACCCGGCAAAGGCTTCGCAGTATTAGAACTATTCACTTCCGAAGGTTGCTCCAGCTGTCCGCCCGCCGATGCACTGCTGGCACAAATTCAACAGGTAACAGATACCCTGCCTGTATATGTGCTGGCCTATCACGTAGATTACTGGCGTCGCCAGGGCTGGAAAGATATTTTCAGCTCGCCGCAAAACGAAGAACGTCAATACCACTACAGCCAGCAATTGGGCGAACAGGTATATACCCCGCAACTGATCATTAACGGTAAAACTTCTATAGTAGGGTCTGATGCCCCTAACATACAACAGGCCCTGCAAAACGAGTTAAACAGCGCCAGCGCCAACACCTTGCAAATAAGCGGCACACAACAAAACAACCGCCTGCAGTTTCAATACCAGCTTACCGGCAATACCCGTAATATGCAACTGCTGATTGCTGTTGTGCAAAAACACGGTGTAAGCCAGGTAACAAGAGGAGAAAACGCCGGTCACACCTTGTCGCACGTAGCCATTGTGCGCCAGTTTCAAACCTGGGATATTAAAGGCAACTCTGGCAGTGGACAGGTACAGCTTGCACAAAGCTTTCAGCAACAGGATAACAACCTGGTAGGCTTTTTACAGAACATCGAAACCGGCGAAATCACCGCCGCAGCCAACATCACCCTGTAA
- a CDS encoding phytanoyl-CoA dioxygenase family protein, translating to MIHCTFLPVFYEYHQCKKTGKPLPEYAHYQDVENVWMSFYDLGAFEAFQFIYTDCTSIAHFQEWLIGRRGLQQVQESAAAFALWMQQKDAAGAAVRIKQGVLSDEQLQCWQEQGYVRVSGLLEEHLCDAVVALICRHMGVDLSNPATWYNGHAEWHGLMLQLYQDEHIYAIKSHPAIKQVFAELYGTDNIIARTEKVSFNPPETEGWKFAHSGLHWDVDLKKEDLYYIQGLVYLNDVPENRGPLKVVPGFQHRFGDWMKTYPDFQEAHQAMIQSETAIPVPGKKGDLVLWQQTLPHAASVNHSHLPRFVQYVSFSKL from the coding sequence ATGATCCATTGCACCTTTTTGCCTGTGTTCTATGAATATCACCAATGCAAGAAAACAGGCAAGCCTTTGCCGGAATATGCCCATTACCAGGATGTGGAAAATGTTTGGATGAGCTTTTATGACCTGGGTGCTTTTGAAGCCTTTCAGTTTATATATACAGACTGCACCAGTATTGCTCATTTCCAGGAGTGGTTGATTGGTAGAAGAGGGTTGCAACAGGTGCAGGAATCGGCAGCAGCTTTTGCGCTTTGGATGCAACAAAAGGATGCTGCCGGGGCGGCGGTGCGCATAAAACAGGGGGTATTGAGTGATGAGCAGCTGCAATGCTGGCAGGAGCAGGGTTATGTGCGGGTGAGCGGCCTGCTGGAGGAGCATTTATGTGATGCGGTAGTAGCGCTTATTTGCCGGCATATGGGGGTAGACCTTTCCAACCCGGCCACGTGGTATAACGGGCATGCTGAATGGCATGGGCTGATGTTGCAGTTATACCAGGATGAGCATATTTATGCTATTAAATCGCACCCTGCTATTAAGCAGGTGTTTGCCGAATTGTATGGTACAGACAATATTATAGCCAGAACGGAAAAAGTAAGCTTTAACCCGCCGGAAACGGAAGGCTGGAAATTTGCCCATAGCGGTTTGCATTGGGATGTTGATTTGAAAAAAGAGGATTTGTATTACATACAGGGGCTTGTGTATCTCAACGATGTGCCAGAAAACAGGGGGCCATTAAAGGTGGTGCCGGGTTTTCAGCACCGGTTTGGTGACTGGATGAAAACGTATCCTGATTTTCAGGAAGCGCATCAGGCTATGATACAATCAGAAACCGCTATCCCGGTACCTGGGAAAAAAGGCGACCTGGTGTTGTGGCAGCAAACGTTGCCGCATGCTGCCAGTGTAAACCATTCCCACTTGCCGCGTTTTGTGCAGTATGTAAGTTTTAGTAAATTATAG